The Thermodesulfobacteriota bacterium DNA window GAGCTGGATCAGGTTCGTTCACTGCTCGAACCGATCCTGCGGGTGGAGAAACCGGATGACTACGGTCACATCTTCCGTGAGTACGGTCAGAGCGATCACCTGATGGTATCGCCCGCCGTGGAAGCGACGGCCGGTGAGATCGCCCTGGAGTGCCTGTCCAGGGCTCATCGCATCGGCCGGGGCTGGGGGGTTTTCTGGCCACAAGCCGGGAACTGGGCGCAGGCGGTTGCCCCCGAATTCCTGGACGGACTGACCGGCAATATTGAGGATGGCCAGCCTTTTGTTAAAATATTCGTGCCGGGGATATGCATAGCCTCCTTCCGGGTGACGGTGCTGCCGGAATCGACTCCTGAAGAAAAAAAGGCGGAGCCCGCCCCATCAGGCACAACCCGGCTCCCGACCGTTGATCTGATGGAATTCCGGGACATCGTCAAACCGGCCATGGAAAATGTTCTGGTCATGCAGCGACTTCATCCCTGGTCATGGAACGCGACTGTGGACAGGACGAACCTGGAAATGGCGGGGTACCGATTTACCGGCGAAGAAGACGGGGACTGGCTTTTTGCGGGGTCGTTTCAAACCGCCGCCCGGCTGAAAAAGACCGGCGATGTTGTCGAATCCCTGGAATTTGTCCTGTCCGCCCTGCCCGACCCGCACCTTCTGGATGAAATCACCTTCTTTGAAAAACAGAACGAATACGAAGTCCTGTTCCACAATGCCGTCAACCTCCTGGAAACGGTCCTGGGACCACCCCTGTTCGCCGGAGCTTCCGGCGATGCCGATTTCCCCGCGGACCGCTGGGCCGACTGGGCCGCCGTCTGGACAACCGGTCAATACCGGGTCATTGTCGAACAGCGGCACAACGACAAAGAGCTTCCCCTGGAATTATGCCTGGTTTTCACGCCCCTGGAGCGGAACGCCTGAACGAGTCGTTTTTCCGTCTTGTTTCCGTTGCTCCGGTTTTGCCCGTGGCATGAATCGGCCGGGGATTGCGGCACCAGTCAATGACCCGGCCGGCGGGGACGATCCGGACCTCGGGTCTGTTGAGTATATAATCGATGAACTCCTCCAGGACCCACTGGCGGTCCCGGTAATCCGTGGGCACATGGTTCAGCGGATATTTGCTGGAATAAATATCGCTATGAACCCCCAGGCAGAACGGCGCCCGGTTGCCCTGGTAATGCTGGTCAAAGGTATACTCCAGTACCGCCAGGGCTTCCTCCCGAGTCAGCTTGCAATGAAAAAAAAGATTGTAGTCAACCCCCGGCACCTTGTTCTGAGATTCGTCAAACCAGGTATACTGTCCATTGATCTTATTTCGCAACCCTGGTGGAATACCGTATCGGGCGCATTCGCCATCCGGCGGGACCATGACCGGATGCAGAGGAAGTTCCCACAGGCCGGGATATGAACCGATGGGCTGGTATCTTTTTACGCCCGGCAAATGCATGATCAGTTTATCTCCCGGGCTGCCGTTATCAAGCGTATAAGGCCAGCAGAACCCGGATGCGTTCTGCTCTTTCTGCCAACCGTCTTCGATGCTGCAATCATAAAGAAACCCCTTTCCCTTGAGCGCCTTGAATGTCGCGTCGGTATAGGCGAGGAACGGGGTGCGGAATCCGTGAATATCCCCGCCGCCGGGCGCGGGGTGATTATCCCATCCACCGGAGGACGTATCCGGATCGGAAGCAAAGATCGTTTTCAGTATCTGATTGCATTTTTCAATTTCATCGGCCCAGTCTTTTTCACTGACGTCGAATTTCAGCCGGTCCCCGTGACTGTAACTATGACTCCCGATCTCATGACCTTCCATCCGGGCCCGGCGCCACATCTGCCGGACCAGGTCCATGTCCTCGAGTGCCGCGGAATCCCCATAGGATCCGACCAGGTAAAAACTGGCCCGGCAGGGCTCTTTGTCGTATGTCCCCCGGCCGGCATCACTGCCGGGATTTATCCTGTCATTGAAAAGATCCAAGGCCCATTTCATCCCGCCGGAACCGCCGGAACCATCAATACCGGAATAACCGTTATCATCGAAACCGAAAACCACAAACTGGGGGACGTCGGCCGGACTCAACCCGCCGGGAGGAAGAATTGAATAAGGAACGTTGTCGCCGGAGAATGCGCCGGAGGTGAGAACAACCAGGACAACCAGTCCCGCGCCGATCAAAAAAAATAATATGACTGCTTTTTTAAACATTTACAATAAACGCCCGGTCCCGAACGGCGATATTTTCCATTTTGGTGTGTGGTTTATGTGTCCGGCTTGACAATGATGATGAGTTCTGAGATAGTCTCGCGCGCTATGGGAAGTTAAGTTCCTTTTCGGTTGCCGGAAGTTGCCATTTACTACAGGACTGTCTATGAAGTTGAGTATCGTAGTGCCTCTATATAATGAGGAAAGACTCATTGTTGAAGTTCTCTCCAAGCTGATGACGGTCAATTATCCCGAATTCATCCATTCCCATGAAATTTTAATCGTGGACGACTGCTCTGACGATAACTCCTATGAAACGGTCCTCACCTGCATCCGCGGAATTTCTCATATAAAGCTATTGCGTCACGATGTCAACAAAGGAAAGGGCGCGGCGGTCCGGACCGGACTCCAGGCCGCCGACGGAGACCTGTTCATCATCCAGGACGCTGACCTGGAACTCACCCCCTGCGACATTCCCGTAATGCTTCGGACACTGAAGGATCGCAACGCGTCATTTGTAAATGGTTCCAGGTATTTGCCTGGGATAGAGCGGCCGCCGTCAGCCAGAGGCAGGATGTTTTTCAACAAGCTTTTTACCTGGATTACCGCCCGCCTGACCCGTTCGACCATCACCGACATGGCCTGCGGTTATAAGCTGTTTACCCGGGAGCTCTACCAAAAGCTCAACCTGAGAGAAGACCGTTTTGCCTTTGAAACCGAATTAATCATCAAGGGGTTGCGCCTTCACCCCCAGGGCCTGGTGGAAGTACCGGTTCATTATTATCCCCGGAACCACCGGCAGGGGAAAAAGCTGAAAGCCAGCGACGGACTGGTCATTTTCCGGGCCATCATCCGATACGGCCTGTTGAAGAAAGATTAACCGTATGACTCCTTCTCACTCCTCGCGTAAAACAGGCTTTTCCTGGGCGGCCGTCATCGTTATCCTGATGACGATGGCCGCGCATGATATCACGTTTGACTACTGGAAAGACCCCCATAAAATTATTTTCTGGGATGTTCTCAACTATTACGCCTATCTGCCGGCCATATACGTACATAACGACATTTCCCTTGGATTCCTGGACGAAAATCCGTCGCTCCGCAAGGAACAATTCTGGCCCCATGACACCCCGACCGGCCGGCATGTCATTAAAACCACCATGGGGCTTGCCTTTCTATACGCTCCTTTTTTCTGGGTCGCTCATCCCGCCGCCCAGATGCTCGGCTATCCTGCCGACGGGTTTTCTGGTCCGTACCGATTCATCCTGATGTTCAGTGCCTTGTTCTATCTGGCCGCCGGGTTGTTGTGCCTGAAAAAGGTGCTGGAACGGTATTTTTCCGACCCCGTCGTGGCCCTGGCCCTTGTTTCCGTCACCCTGGGCACCAACCTGCTGCACTATTCCACCTACGAAGCCACCATGCCCCATTCCTATAGCTTTTCTTTGTTTTCAATGTGGTTATATCTGTGCTTAAAATGGCACGACCGGCCGGATTCGGCCAGCTCAATCGGTCTCGGGCTTCTGTCGGGGCTCATTTCCCTGATCCGGCCGACCAACGCCCTGGTCGGCATCCTGTTCGTCCTCTGGGGCGTGACGGACCTGCGATCGCTCAAGGAACGGGCCTTGCTGCTGATAAAGAATTGGCCGCTGCTGACGGTCATTGTCATGACTGCCATTGCCGTGTGGATCCCCCAGATGCTTTACTGGAAATTTACTGCCGGGACCTTCTGGTTTTATTCCTATGGCAATGAACGGTTTTTCTTCGACCGTCCCCACATCATCCAGGGCCTTTTCGGATTCCGAAAAGGATGGCTGCTGTATACGCCCATGATGGCCCTGGCGCTGGCAGGCATCGGCCTCTTGTATAAACATCTCCGGGAGTGGTTCTATCCGATCCTGATTTTCACTGTTTTGAATGTCTATGTCATCCTCTCCTGGTGGTCCTGGTGGTATGGCGGCGGTTTCGGCCTGCGGCCGGTTATCGAGTCCTACAGCATTCTTTCCATTCCCCTGGCGGTTCTGTTTGCCGTGGCGTTAAAAAAACGCACCGCCGTCAAGGCTGTCGTCCTCACGACCGCGTTCATTGTTCTGGCGTTGAATATCTTTCAGACCCATCAATACCGGTTGCACCTGATTCACTGGGACGGCATGACGGCCCGGGCCTATTGGGCGGTCCTTCTGAGACTGGAAAAACCGGACAACTTCCAGGAACTGATTGAACGGCCGGATTATGACAGCGCCCGACTGGGCCTGAAGGAAGTTAAAGGCAAAGCCCAGTCTGAAGTTCATTGACAGCCAGACCCGTCATTGGTATACATATCGC harbors:
- a CDS encoding polysaccharide deacetylase family protein, with the protein product MFKKAVILFFLIGAGLVVLVVLTSGAFSGDNVPYSILPPGGLSPADVPQFVVFGFDDNGYSGIDGSGGSGGMKWALDLFNDRINPGSDAGRGTYDKEPCRASFYLVGSYGDSAALEDMDLVRQMWRRARMEGHEIGSHSYSHGDRLKFDVSEKDWADEIEKCNQILKTIFASDPDTSSGGWDNHPAPGGGDIHGFRTPFLAYTDATFKALKGKGFLYDCSIEDGWQKEQNASGFCWPYTLDNGSPGDKLIMHLPGVKRYQPIGSYPGLWELPLHPVMVPPDGECARYGIPPGLRNKINGQYTWFDESQNKVPGVDYNLFFHCKLTREEALAVLEYTFDQHYQGNRAPFCLGVHSDIYSSKYPLNHVPTDYRDRQWVLEEFIDYILNRPEVRIVPAGRVIDWCRNPRPIHATGKTGATETRRKNDSFRRSAPGA
- a CDS encoding glycosyltransferase family 2 protein — translated: MKLSIVVPLYNEERLIVEVLSKLMTVNYPEFIHSHEILIVDDCSDDNSYETVLTCIRGISHIKLLRHDVNKGKGAAVRTGLQAADGDLFIIQDADLELTPCDIPVMLRTLKDRNASFVNGSRYLPGIERPPSARGRMFFNKLFTWITARLTRSTITDMACGYKLFTRELYQKLNLREDRFAFETELIIKGLRLHPQGLVEVPVHYYPRNHRQGKKLKASDGLVIFRAIIRYGLLKKD